The Styela clava chromosome 2, kaStyClav1.hap1.2, whole genome shotgun sequence genome contains a region encoding:
- the LOC120336666 gene encoding MAP3K12-binding inhibitory protein 1-like isoform X2 produces MEMESDQCDIIDRALMHINTFLTEHKISRVEYDKTNCNEDSKAVTESLLRLSKCLSTLAAEQKKKEEALRKVDSAVVQITASNQQLNERIRAFMSHAQNVVDEQNVKEFCDVGSASTNAGCARTNACYKPRSFHSSHMQVSKAMNTEGPQLRITSQGLWREPTTNKPIPRKAQTLNIPQPVAERLENLESHLQVDSGQSSDIYGRLKNLENRVLAIEGASPEYFVGAKQDSTTVSENMLARHGKTDQRDFTLQEIDDRIRMLKQELCNKKRKLDEGLSLI; encoded by the exons ATGGAAATGGAGTCAGACCAATGTGACATAATTGACAGGGCTTTGATGCACATCAACACATTTTTAACAGAG CACAAAATATCCAGAGTTGAATATGACAAAACAAACTGTAATGAAGATTCGAAGGCCGTTACAGAATCTCTATTACGATTGTCAAAATGTCTTTCA ACTTTAGCTGCtgagcaaaagaaaaaagaagaGGCACTTAGAAAAGTAGATTCTGCTGTTGTGCAAATTACTGCAAGTAACCAACAG CTGAATGAAAGAATCCGTGCTTTCATGTCACATGCACAAAATGTAGTCGATGAACAGAATGTAAAAGAATTTTGTGATGTTGGTTCTGCAAG CACAAATGCAGGATGTGCAAGGACAAATGCATGCTACAAACCCAGAAGTTTTCATTCATCACACATGCAAG TGAGTAAAGCAATGAATACAGAAGGTCCACAACTTCGTATAACATCACAAGGCTTATGGAGAGAACCAACGACAAATAAACCAATCCCAAGAAAAGCACAAACATTGAATATACCTCAACCTGTAGCAGAAAGATTAGAAAATTTAGAATCTCATTTACAGGTGGATTCTG GCCAGTCATCTGATATATATGGGAGATTGAAAAACCTGGAAAATAGAGTTCTCGCAATTGAAGGTGCATCACCGGAATATTTTGTTGGCGCCAAGCAAGATTCTACGACAGTTTCTGAAAATATGTTGGCGAGACATGGAAAAACTGATCAAAGGGATTTCACATTGCAAGAAATTGATGATAGAATAAGAATGTTGAAACAAGAACTTTGTAATAAGAAAAGAAAACTGGACGAAGGACTGAGCTTGATATGA
- the LOC120336666 gene encoding MAP3K12-binding inhibitory protein 1-like isoform X1, whose product MEMESDQCDIIDRALMHINTFLTEHKISRVEYDKTNCNEDSKVVTESLLRLSECLSTLAAEQKKKEEALRKVDSAVVQITASNQQLNERIRAFMSHAQNVVDEQNVKEFCDVGSASTNAGCARTNACYKPRSFHSSHMQVSKAKNTEGPQLRITSQGLWREPTTNKPIPRKPQTLNIPQPVAERLENLESHLQVDSGQSSDIYGRLKNLENRVLAIEGASPEYFVGAKQDSTTVSENMLARHGKTDQRDFTLQEIDDRIRMLKQELCNKKRKLDEGLSLI is encoded by the exons ATGGAAATGGAGTCAGACCAATGTGACATAATTGACAGGGCTTTGATGCACATCAACACATTTTTAACAGAG CACAAAATATCCAGAGTTGAATATGACAAAACAAACTGTAATGAAGATTCGAAGGTCGTTACAGAATCTTTATTACGATTGTCGGAATGTCTTTCA ACTTTAGCTGCtgagcaaaagaaaaaagaagaGGCACTTAGAAAAGTAGATTCTGCTGTTGTGCAAATTACTGCAAGTAACCAACAG CTGAATGAAAGAATCCGTGCTTTCATGTCGCATGCACAAAATGTAGTCGATGAACAGAATGTAAAAGAATTTTGTGATGTCGGTTCTGCAAG CACAAATGCAGGATGTGCAAGGACAAATGCATGCTACAAACCCAGAAGTTTTCATTCATCACACATGCAAG TGAGTAAAGCAAAGAATACAGAAGGTCCACAACTTCGTATAACATCACAAGGCTTATGGAGAGAACCAACGACAAATAAACCAATCCCAAGAAAACCACAAACATTGAATATACCTCAACCTGTAGCAGAAAGATTAGAAAATTTAGAATCTCATTTACAGGTGGATTCTG GCCAGTCATCTGATATATATGGAAGATTGAAGAACCTGGAAAATAGAGTTCTCGCAATTGAAGGTGCATCACCGGAATATTTTGTTGGTGCCAAGCAAGATTCTACGACAGTTTCTGAAAATATGTTGGCGAGACATGGAAAAACTGATCAAAGGGATTTCACATTGCAAGAAATTGATGATAGAATAAGAATGTTGAAACAAGAACTTTGTAATAAGAAAAGAAAACTGGACGAAGGACTGAGCTTGATATGA